A window of the Streptomyces griseochromogenes genome harbors these coding sequences:
- a CDS encoding inositol monophosphatase family protein, whose translation MSPNPDPAAPPPGFASEHRTAVAAAEEAGALLRSRFPDGFAARPKGQLGDVVTDLDVMAEQLVVGRIRSHFPHDRILAEESGAIDGDGDGGGRTWLVDPLDGSNNVVIGLPVYVVGIALCVDDAPVVGVVHDPMTGRTWSALRGGGAHGPAGRLAAPAPARPLPESGPLLAWTQGHAVRRDDLAACALRHTLELRSRRLLQLWAPLVAWAMLARGDIDGFVGYRAEAIDLPAGALLAREAGVAVRHLDGGEFVGGFSGPDTGRSFVAGRPDVLPYLLDLVATTSSSSGTVGMRTAGTGPTGPSARRPSAAGTSPWGPSSDRRPGRPSA comes from the coding sequence ATGAGCCCGAACCCTGACCCCGCGGCCCCGCCGCCCGGCTTCGCCTCCGAGCACCGTACGGCGGTGGCCGCCGCCGAGGAGGCCGGCGCGCTCCTGCGATCCCGCTTCCCCGACGGATTCGCCGCCCGCCCCAAGGGCCAACTCGGCGACGTCGTCACCGACTTGGACGTCATGGCCGAGCAGCTCGTCGTGGGCCGCATCCGCAGTCACTTCCCGCACGACCGCATCCTCGCCGAAGAGTCGGGCGCGATCGACGGCGACGGTGACGGCGGCGGCCGTACCTGGCTGGTCGACCCGCTCGACGGCAGCAACAACGTGGTCATCGGCCTGCCCGTCTACGTCGTCGGCATCGCCCTGTGCGTGGACGACGCCCCCGTGGTCGGTGTCGTCCACGACCCGATGACCGGCCGCACCTGGTCCGCCCTGCGCGGCGGCGGCGCGCACGGCCCGGCCGGACGGCTCGCCGCCCCCGCCCCCGCGCGCCCCCTCCCCGAGTCCGGCCCCCTGCTCGCCTGGACCCAGGGCCACGCCGTCCGCCGCGACGACCTCGCCGCCTGCGCACTGCGCCACACCCTGGAACTCCGCTCCCGGCGGCTGCTCCAGCTGTGGGCACCCCTGGTCGCCTGGGCCATGCTCGCCCGTGGCGACATCGACGGCTTCGTCGGCTACCGCGCCGAGGCGATCGACCTGCCCGCCGGCGCACTGCTCGCCCGCGAGGCCGGCGTGGCCGTACGGCACCTGGACGGCGGCGAGTTCGTCGGCGGCTTCAGCGGGCCGGACACGGGGCGCTCCTTCGTCGCAGGGCGCCCCGACGTACTGCCGTACCTGCTCGACCTGGTCGCTACGACCTCTTCTTCTTCCGGCACCGTGGGCATGCGCACGGCGGGAACCGGCCCGACAGGTCCATCGGCGCGGCGTCCTTCGGCGGCCGGTACGTCACCTTGGGGCCCCAGCTCCGACCGCCGTCCCGGGAGACCCTCAGCGTGA
- a CDS encoding helix-turn-helix domain-containing protein, which produces MAIEDNPRTREQYGQELKRRREAAGLTQEELGERVVMSRTHIAHIEAGRRRPDVEDARRLDQVLDTGGFFERFLPTLDGRNVAEHFKEALEFEGAATVVKEYAPTLVPGLLQTQAYAYEVLGTGYPRQSDEGREKLVATRLERARLLNNFESPEVCFLLDEAVLRRVVGGPTVMCEQLLHITELGTSRRIRVHVLPYSVGAHALQAGFLSLMWFEESPPIAYAEGVNSGRILELPSVVRGCQELYDQALGDALSHRKSLDLLRSVAEDYEHEAQRAPHP; this is translated from the coding sequence GTGGCCATCGAGGACAATCCGCGTACGCGGGAGCAGTATGGACAGGAGCTGAAGCGGAGGAGGGAGGCGGCGGGGCTCACGCAGGAGGAGTTGGGCGAACGTGTCGTGATGTCGCGCACGCACATTGCGCACATCGAGGCAGGGCGCCGACGGCCGGACGTGGAGGATGCGCGGCGGCTGGATCAGGTGCTGGACACGGGTGGGTTCTTCGAGCGGTTCCTGCCGACGCTGGATGGCAGGAACGTGGCTGAGCACTTCAAGGAAGCCTTGGAATTCGAGGGCGCAGCGACGGTCGTTAAGGAGTACGCACCCACCCTGGTGCCGGGCCTCTTGCAGACGCAGGCGTATGCGTACGAAGTGCTCGGCACGGGCTATCCGCGCCAGAGTGATGAGGGGCGCGAGAAACTGGTGGCGACTCGCCTCGAACGGGCCCGCCTTCTCAACAACTTCGAGTCGCCCGAGGTTTGCTTCCTGCTCGACGAAGCGGTGCTACGACGTGTGGTCGGCGGGCCGACGGTGATGTGCGAGCAACTCCTGCACATCACGGAGTTGGGAACGAGTCGTCGCATCCGCGTCCACGTGCTGCCCTACTCCGTGGGAGCCCATGCCCTCCAAGCAGGCTTCCTCTCACTCATGTGGTTCGAGGAATCGCCCCCCATCGCATACGCGGAGGGTGTGAACAGCGGGCGCATCCTGGAGCTTCCGTCCGTGGTGCGTGGGTGCCAGGAGCTTTACGATCAAGCGCTGGGCGACGCTTTGTCGCACCGTAAGTCCCTGGATCTGCTGAGGTCCGTCGCGGAGGATTACGAACATGAAGCGCAGCGAGCACCTCATCCCTGA
- a CDS encoding DUF397 domain-containing protein, producing MKRSEHLIPDASVLPGWRKSTYSGGSSDNCLEVNDAAAPTHIPVRDSKTPTGPAVLFSAPAWSAFVSAVKA from the coding sequence ATGAAGCGCAGCGAGCACCTCATCCCTGATGCATCGGTACTGCCGGGCTGGCGCAAGTCGACGTACAGCGGTGGCAGCAGCGACAACTGCCTAGAAGTGAACGACGCCGCCGCCCCCACCCACATCCCCGTCCGCGACAGCAAGACCCCCACCGGCCCCGCGGTCCTCTTCTCGGCCCCCGCCTGGTCGGCCTTCGTCAGTGCTGTGAAGGCCTAG
- a CDS encoding DNRLRE domain-containing protein has protein sequence MSSTWRARTTGTAGIAMLTAGAVLLSTPHIAEAANDPTAADAQADRAMSELEQALESVQSHPIKEAESPEAALAAAKVQDRKVEVLQLRTETDTVHANPDGTLTRETAAGPIRMIKDGRWVDVDLDLERDASGGVSAEAHPEGLRLAGKGGAPAASLRAAATAPQDQARDLITLGSGGRRIAVRWKGGLPAPRLSGNIATYEDAVPGGDLIVEATRTGFEQYLKLHKAPQGGAPMTLPIELPHGMSAEANAGGGVDFLDRSGETVAIMSAPTMWDSQVDPRSGEHTRRKRIPMQVTRSGSTVELSLKPDADWLGDPKTQYPVTIDPATDALDVLFDTFVQGGDTTDQSASTDLKIGWPGDHEGTTKRTARSFLTFRTANFADSLVSKASLKLWNYHAWSCEKRGWEVWAADGADRNTRWSKQPRMTEKIATSTDTKSTTCNNAGWATADITKLAQTWSSAKAETGSLALKASDESDTYAWKRFYSANATDQDKVPTLEVTYNYRPYNGSNLQAGAPFLSTGGLFKVNTTTPILRFSTADHNGEDQVVGTYEITDVATRKVVATVDADPVPSNGTSQVKVPAGKLVSGRTYSFRTTTYDGTHYANGWSDPVRFTVDTSWKPTAAETALGLANTYSDAADITAATSSDATYASIAATEENIVSIPWDGRNSAIDIRNEAMPNRLTIPEAGTHGTQVGGNVVYTSSGPVDTVVQPTTDGGSRTLNILKDSTAPHDYETGFTIPAGMKVVTHDDGSVSLYSEGDDRADKAPQKEPAGFFDAPWAKDAHGNDVPTSYKVVGNKLIQHVEFDAKSAFPIVIDPSWWSTTKKVLWCAATVAGFIAAFTPAGSSKRVVTAVRLVKKIGVKKTAQLIRTYAKRRKLTSAHRKAIAALLGIPALKKACKF, from the coding sequence ATGAGCAGCACCTGGCGGGCCCGGACCACGGGCACTGCGGGGATAGCCATGCTGACCGCGGGAGCGGTCCTCCTGTCCACTCCGCACATCGCCGAGGCAGCCAACGACCCCACGGCTGCCGACGCTCAGGCCGACCGGGCCATGTCGGAGCTGGAGCAGGCGCTGGAGTCCGTGCAGTCGCACCCGATCAAGGAGGCCGAGAGCCCCGAGGCGGCGCTGGCGGCGGCGAAGGTCCAGGACCGCAAGGTCGAGGTCCTGCAACTGCGCACGGAGACCGACACCGTCCACGCCAATCCGGACGGCACCCTGACCCGTGAGACGGCTGCCGGGCCGATCCGCATGATCAAGGACGGCAGGTGGGTCGACGTCGATCTCGACCTCGAGCGCGACGCGTCGGGCGGCGTCTCGGCCGAAGCCCACCCGGAGGGGCTGAGGCTCGCCGGCAAGGGCGGCGCGCCTGCCGCGTCCCTGAGGGCTGCCGCCACCGCCCCACAGGACCAGGCCCGTGACCTGATCACCCTGGGCAGCGGCGGCCGGCGGATCGCCGTGCGGTGGAAGGGCGGCCTGCCGGCCCCGCGCCTGTCCGGCAACATCGCCACCTACGAGGACGCCGTGCCCGGTGGCGACCTGATCGTGGAGGCCACCCGTACCGGGTTCGAGCAGTATCTGAAGCTGCACAAGGCCCCGCAGGGCGGCGCCCCGATGACGCTGCCGATCGAACTGCCACATGGCATGAGCGCCGAGGCGAACGCCGGTGGCGGGGTGGACTTCCTCGACCGATCCGGCGAGACGGTGGCCATTATGTCCGCGCCGACGATGTGGGACAGCCAGGTCGACCCGCGCTCCGGCGAACACACCCGCCGCAAGCGGATCCCCATGCAGGTGACCCGGTCGGGCAGCACGGTCGAGCTCTCGCTCAAGCCGGACGCCGACTGGCTGGGGGACCCGAAGACGCAGTATCCGGTGACGATCGACCCGGCCACCGACGCCCTGGACGTGCTCTTCGACACCTTTGTGCAAGGCGGTGACACCACCGACCAGTCCGCGAGCACCGACCTGAAGATCGGCTGGCCCGGCGACCACGAGGGGACGACCAAGCGCACGGCCCGCTCGTTCCTGACCTTCCGGACCGCGAACTTCGCCGACTCCCTCGTCTCCAAGGCGAGTCTGAAGCTGTGGAACTACCACGCGTGGTCGTGCGAGAAGCGCGGCTGGGAGGTGTGGGCCGCCGACGGCGCCGACCGGAACACCCGCTGGAGCAAGCAGCCCCGGATGACGGAGAAGATCGCCACCTCGACCGACACCAAGTCCACCACCTGCAACAACGCCGGATGGGCGACGGCCGACATCACCAAGCTGGCCCAGACGTGGTCCTCGGCGAAGGCGGAGACCGGCTCCCTCGCCCTCAAGGCGTCCGACGAGTCCGACACCTACGCCTGGAAGCGCTTCTACTCCGCCAACGCCACCGACCAGGACAAGGTCCCGACCCTGGAGGTCACCTACAACTACCGGCCGTACAACGGCTCCAACCTCCAGGCCGGAGCGCCGTTCCTCTCCACCGGCGGGCTCTTCAAGGTGAACACCACCACGCCGATCCTCCGGTTCTCCACCGCGGACCACAACGGCGAGGACCAGGTCGTCGGCACCTACGAGATCACCGACGTCGCGACGCGCAAGGTCGTCGCCACCGTCGACGCCGACCCGGTTCCCTCCAACGGCACGTCACAGGTGAAGGTCCCGGCCGGGAAGCTCGTGTCCGGCAGGACCTACAGCTTCCGCACCACGACCTACGACGGCACCCACTACGCCAACGGCTGGTCCGACCCCGTCCGTTTCACCGTGGACACCTCCTGGAAGCCGACGGCCGCCGAAACGGCCCTGGGCCTGGCGAACACGTACTCCGACGCGGCCGACATCACCGCCGCCACCTCGTCGGACGCCACGTACGCCTCGATCGCGGCGACGGAGGAGAACATCGTCTCCATCCCGTGGGACGGCAGGAACAGCGCCATCGACATCCGCAACGAGGCCATGCCCAACCGGCTGACCATCCCGGAGGCCGGGACGCACGGCACGCAGGTGGGCGGAAACGTCGTCTACACCTCGTCCGGCCCGGTCGACACGGTGGTGCAGCCCACCACGGACGGCGGTTCGCGCACCCTGAACATCCTCAAGGACAGCACCGCACCGCACGACTACGAGACCGGCTTCACCATCCCGGCCGGGATGAAGGTCGTCACCCACGACGACGGCTCGGTGTCCCTGTACTCCGAGGGCGACGACCGGGCCGACAAGGCTCCGCAGAAGGAGCCCGCCGGCTTCTTCGACGCGCCCTGGGCCAAGGACGCCCACGGCAACGACGTCCCCACCAGCTACAAGGTCGTCGGCAACAAGCTGATCCAGCACGTCGAATTCGACGCCAAGAGCGCCTTCCCGATCGTCATCGACCCCTCCTGGTGGTCCACCACCAAGAAGGTCCTGTGGTGCGCCGCCACCGTGGCCGGCTTCATCGCCGCGTTCACTCCGGCGGGATCCTCCAAGCGGGTCGTCACCGCCGTACGCCTGGTGAAGAAGATCGGCGTCAAGAAGACGGCGCAGCTCATCCGCACCTACGCCAAGCGCCGCAAGCTCACCTCCGCGCATCGCAAGGCCATCGCCGCGCTGCTCGGTATCCCCGCGCTCAAGAAGGCCTGCAAGTTCTAG
- a CDS encoding NAD-dependent formate dehydrogenase, which produces MAKILAVLYPDPVGGYPPDYARDAIPSITGYPGGQTTPTPRAIDFTPGRLLGCVSGELGLRRFLEDRGDTYVVTSDKEGPGSTLDHELPDADVVISQPFWPAYLTPERIAAAPRLKLAITAGIGSDHVDLPSAIGHGMTVAEVTYSNSISVSEHAVMQILTLVHDYMPAHEWVTAKKGWNIADSVSRSYDIEGMDIGVLGSGRIGKAVLRRLKPFDVRLHYHDVHRLPEEVEEELGLTWHPDARSLASAVDVLSIHTPLHPQTMNLFDDDMIGAMKRGSYIVNTARALIVDRDAVVRALDSGQLAGYAGDVWYPQPPPSDHPWRTMPHEAMTPHVSGSTLSAQARYAAGTREILECWFDGRPIRPEYLIVDGGGLAGTGARSYTVAG; this is translated from the coding sequence ATGGCAAAGATCCTTGCGGTGCTCTACCCCGACCCTGTGGGCGGTTACCCTCCGGACTACGCCCGCGACGCCATTCCCAGCATCACCGGATATCCGGGCGGACAGACCACACCGACCCCACGAGCCATAGATTTCACCCCGGGCCGGCTCCTCGGCTGCGTCTCGGGCGAGCTGGGACTGCGCAGATTTCTGGAGGACCGGGGCGACACCTATGTCGTGACCAGCGACAAGGAAGGGCCCGGCTCCACCCTGGACCACGAGCTGCCCGATGCCGACGTGGTGATCTCGCAGCCCTTCTGGCCCGCCTATCTGACCCCCGAGCGGATCGCCGCCGCTCCCCGGCTCAAACTCGCGATCACCGCGGGGATCGGCTCGGACCACGTCGACCTGCCGAGCGCCATCGGCCACGGCATGACGGTGGCGGAGGTGACGTACAGCAACAGCATCAGCGTCTCCGAGCACGCCGTCATGCAGATCCTCACCCTGGTGCACGACTACATGCCGGCCCACGAGTGGGTGACCGCCAAGAAGGGCTGGAACATCGCGGACAGCGTCTCCCGCTCCTACGACATCGAGGGCATGGACATCGGCGTCCTCGGCTCCGGCCGTATCGGCAAGGCGGTACTGCGCCGCCTCAAGCCGTTCGACGTCCGCCTGCATTACCACGACGTGCACCGGCTGCCCGAGGAGGTCGAGGAGGAACTGGGGCTGACCTGGCATCCCGACGCGCGTTCGCTGGCCTCCGCGGTCGACGTGCTGTCGATCCACACTCCGCTGCATCCGCAGACGATGAATCTCTTCGACGACGACATGATCGGCGCCATGAAGCGGGGTTCCTACATCGTCAACACCGCACGCGCGCTCATCGTCGACCGGGACGCCGTGGTACGTGCCCTCGACAGCGGCCAACTGGCCGGCTATGCCGGCGACGTCTGGTATCCGCAGCCGCCGCCCTCGGACCACCCTTGGCGCACCATGCCGCACGAGGCGATGACGCCCCACGTGTCCGGCTCGACCCTGTCGGCGCAGGCCCGCTACGCGGCCGGTACCCGGGAGATCCTGGAGTGCTGGTTCGACGGGCGGCCGATCCGGCCGGAGTACCTGATCGTCGACGGCGGCGGGCTCGCCGGAACAGGAGCGCGCTCCTACACGGTCGCCGGATAA
- a CDS encoding FmdB family zinc ribbon protein: protein MAIYEYLCNCCGAFEVQLPFGTAPKAWDCPVCAGAARRVYSAPGFARTSSAIAALRAREEQSREAPAVVSEVPTGRRVHRQPPSALSRLPRP from the coding sequence ATGGCAATCTACGAATATCTATGCAACTGCTGTGGGGCCTTCGAAGTGCAGTTGCCGTTCGGCACGGCACCCAAAGCCTGGGACTGCCCTGTTTGCGCGGGTGCGGCAAGGCGTGTGTACTCCGCCCCCGGCTTCGCACGGACCTCAAGTGCGATCGCTGCCCTCCGTGCCCGGGAGGAGCAGTCGCGTGAGGCCCCGGCAGTGGTCTCCGAAGTGCCAACGGGCAGGAGGGTGCACAGGCAACCGCCCTCCGCGCTCTCCCGGTTGCCGCGGCCCTGA
- a CDS encoding AmiS/UreI family transporter, with protein sequence MANAGLLFVGAVLFMNGLILLYKVTPRSGAVFNLFVGALQVLTPTYLIFTAGNDPMKILAASGIYLFGFTYLYVGVGLLAGLDNDGVGYYSLFVAIAALGYSFVNFHLFKDYPFGVIWLYWAFLWFLFFLLLGLKKDGLRIYVGWVTAIEGWVTGVIPAGLLLSGYWKHPDETAIALGVFAVVVFFALWPLTRASRQPAPAIPTTGADAST encoded by the coding sequence GTGGCAAACGCGGGACTGCTCTTCGTCGGTGCGGTGCTCTTCATGAACGGGCTGATCCTCCTCTATAAGGTCACCCCCCGGTCAGGTGCGGTTTTCAACCTTTTCGTCGGTGCACTCCAGGTGCTGACGCCGACGTACCTCATCTTCACCGCCGGCAACGACCCCATGAAGATACTGGCGGCATCCGGAATCTATCTTTTCGGTTTCACCTATCTTTATGTGGGCGTCGGCCTGCTGGCCGGCCTCGACAACGACGGGGTCGGCTACTATTCACTCTTTGTGGCAATCGCTGCCCTGGGATATTCATTCGTCAATTTTCACCTGTTCAAGGATTACCCGTTCGGAGTCATCTGGCTCTACTGGGCATTCCTGTGGTTCCTGTTCTTCCTGTTGCTCGGACTCAAGAAGGACGGGCTCCGCATCTACGTCGGCTGGGTCACGGCGATCGAGGGTTGGGTCACCGGCGTGATACCCGCCGGGCTGCTGCTCTCCGGCTACTGGAAACACCCCGACGAGACCGCCATCGCACTGGGCGTCTTCGCCGTGGTGGTGTTCTTCGCTCTGTGGCCGCTCACCCGGGCATCGCGCCAGCCGGCCCCCGCCATCCCGACGACCGGCGCGGACGCATCAACGTGA
- the fmdA gene encoding formamidase, whose translation MPEVIFKVDQSKSMRDQDVPGHNRWHPDVPTAVMVKPGSEFRLECRDWTDCQVGNNDSANDVRDIDLTVPHMLSGPIGVEGAEPGDLLVVDLLDLGPVPQQTGTAAGQSWGYTGIFAKANGGGFLTDYFPDAYKAIWDFHGQQAVSRHLPGIRFTGITHPGLFGTAPSAEMLARWNAREKALIDTDPSRVPPLAVPPDTSNALAGTATGDLARHIAEEGARTVPARENGGNQDIKNFTRGSRVFYPVYVKDAKLSGGDLHFSQGDGEITFCGAIEMGGFVDLHVDLIKGGMEKYGISTNPVFVPGNVEPRYTEFLTFIGVSVDHDTDTNFYLDATLAYRRACLNAVEYFKKFGYSGEQAYLLIGSAPVEGRISGIVDIPNACCSLYIPTAIFDFEIRPSAAGPMKADRGRCAVAAA comes from the coding sequence ATGCCCGAAGTCATCTTCAAAGTGGACCAGAGCAAGTCCATGCGTGATCAGGACGTCCCCGGACACAACAGGTGGCATCCGGACGTCCCCACGGCCGTCATGGTGAAGCCGGGATCGGAGTTTCGCCTGGAGTGCCGTGACTGGACCGACTGCCAGGTCGGCAACAACGACTCCGCCAACGACGTACGGGACATCGACCTCACCGTCCCGCACATGCTCAGCGGCCCGATAGGAGTGGAGGGCGCCGAGCCGGGTGACCTGCTGGTCGTCGACCTCCTCGACCTCGGCCCCGTGCCCCAGCAGACCGGGACCGCGGCAGGCCAGAGCTGGGGCTATACCGGGATCTTCGCCAAGGCCAACGGCGGTGGTTTCCTGACCGACTACTTCCCGGACGCCTACAAGGCGATATGGGACTTCCACGGCCAGCAGGCGGTCTCCCGCCACCTTCCCGGCATCCGCTTCACCGGAATCACCCACCCCGGGCTGTTCGGAACCGCCCCGTCCGCCGAGATGCTCGCCCGCTGGAACGCCCGCGAGAAGGCGCTGATCGACACCGATCCGAGCCGGGTCCCGCCGCTCGCCGTACCACCGGACACCAGCAACGCGCTCGCCGGCACGGCCACCGGAGACCTGGCGCGGCACATCGCCGAGGAAGGCGCCCGCACGGTGCCGGCCCGGGAGAACGGAGGCAACCAGGACATCAAGAACTTCACCCGAGGGTCGAGGGTCTTCTACCCCGTATACGTCAAGGACGCCAAGCTCTCCGGAGGCGACCTGCACTTCAGCCAGGGCGACGGGGAGATCACCTTCTGCGGCGCCATCGAGATGGGCGGTTTCGTCGACCTTCACGTCGACCTGATCAAGGGCGGCATGGAGAAGTACGGCATCTCCACCAACCCGGTGTTCGTACCGGGCAACGTCGAGCCGAGGTACACGGAGTTCCTCACCTTCATCGGAGTCTCCGTCGACCACGACACGGACACGAACTTCTACCTGGACGCGACGCTGGCCTACCGCCGGGCCTGCCTCAACGCCGTCGAGTACTTCAAGAAGTTCGGCTACAGCGGAGAGCAGGCCTACCTGCTGATCGGCTCCGCCCCCGTAGAGGGACGCATCAGCGGCATCGTCGACATCCCCAACGCCTGCTGCTCGCTGTACATCCCTACCGCCATCTTCGATTTCGAGATCCGGCCCAGCGCCGCCGGCCCCATGAAGGCCGACCGTGGCCGGTGCGCCGTCGCCGCAGCCTGA
- a CDS encoding SLC13 family permease, with translation MRVLLRLHVLDRVAIGLLVIGLLCVATGLLPTGSASDAMTRIAPLLPFLGTVIVLAELTSRAEVFDVLAARMARAGRGSYPLLFLLCVAFASVTTIALNLDTTAVLLTPVMLALASRVGIAPVPLAMTTVWLANTASLLLPVSNLTNLLAANRVALSPLGLAGRMWAPQLAAVAVTMACLWLFFWRRGRRGAEEDATGTGSADLVGVSVSGPGAARADDVRPRATDRYAPPEVHSPADPVLFRACALACAGFLLAILVADVPLWTASATAAAVAVAAFAVRRPSVLRPSLIPWRLLVMVPGMFLVVETVNAHGLHDLLASAVGHDGGVLGMFRAAAVGGGLSNALNNLPVYLAGEAAVPVANHDQLLALLVGTNAGPVITPWASLATLLWYERCHAYGVRVPVARLMGTGAVLATAAVVTSVTALALTR, from the coding sequence GTGCGTGTCCTCCTCCGTCTGCATGTCCTCGACCGGGTGGCGATCGGCCTGTTGGTGATCGGGCTGCTGTGCGTGGCCACGGGCTTGCTGCCCACCGGGTCGGCGTCCGACGCGATGACCCGCATCGCCCCGCTCCTGCCGTTCCTGGGCACGGTCATCGTGCTGGCCGAGCTGACCAGCAGGGCAGAGGTCTTCGACGTCCTCGCGGCACGCATGGCCCGGGCCGGCCGGGGCAGTTACCCGCTCCTCTTCCTGCTCTGCGTGGCCTTCGCCTCCGTCACCACCATCGCGCTGAACCTGGACACCACCGCCGTCCTGCTGACCCCGGTGATGCTGGCGCTCGCCTCCCGGGTCGGCATCGCTCCCGTGCCACTGGCGATGACGACGGTCTGGCTGGCCAACACGGCGAGCCTGCTCCTGCCGGTCTCCAATCTCACCAACCTGCTGGCGGCGAACCGGGTCGCTCTGTCACCCCTGGGCCTGGCGGGACGCATGTGGGCGCCGCAGCTGGCCGCGGTCGCAGTGACGATGGCTTGTTTGTGGCTGTTCTTCTGGCGGCGGGGCAGGCGTGGGGCTGAGGAGGACGCCACGGGCACGGGCAGCGCCGACCTGGTGGGCGTCTCTGTCTCCGGACCGGGCGCGGCCCGGGCGGACGACGTGCGCCCGCGCGCCACCGACCGGTACGCGCCCCCAGAGGTGCACAGCCCCGCCGACCCGGTGCTCTTCCGCGCCTGCGCGCTCGCCTGCGCCGGCTTCCTGCTGGCCATTCTCGTGGCCGACGTACCGCTGTGGACGGCCTCCGCGACGGCGGCGGCGGTGGCCGTGGCGGCGTTCGCGGTACGGCGCCCGTCCGTACTTCGGCCGTCCCTCATTCCCTGGCGGCTGCTCGTGATGGTGCCGGGCATGTTCCTGGTGGTCGAGACGGTCAACGCGCACGGGCTGCACGATCTGCTGGCGTCGGCGGTCGGCCACGACGGCGGCGTACTCGGCATGTTCCGCGCGGCGGCGGTCGGCGGCGGCCTGTCCAACGCCCTCAACAACCTCCCCGTGTATCTCGCGGGTGAGGCCGCCGTCCCGGTCGCCAACCACGACCAACTCCTCGCCCTGCTGGTCGGCACCAACGCGGGGCCGGTGATCACGCCGTGGGCCTCCCTCGCGACGCTGCTCTGGTACGAGCGCTGTCACGCGTACGGGGTGCGGGTGCCGGTGGCGCGTCTGATGGGAACGGGTGCGGTGCTGGCCACGGCGGCGGTGGTGACGTCGGTGACCGCGCTGGCGCTGACGCGCTAG